The following DNA comes from Malania oleifera isolate guangnan ecotype guangnan chromosome 12, ASM2987363v1, whole genome shotgun sequence.
AAAAGGCAAAATGACTTAGGAATTTGCTATTAGAAATTCCAGTTTGGCCAAAGCCTATGCCACCTATATCTTTGCATTGTGACAGTGAGGCAACTTTGTCACGGgcatatagtaatatatataatggtaaatcCAGACATATTGGCCTAAGACATAGTTATGTGAGACAGTTAATTACTGATGGTGTAATTACCATAGATTTTGTGAGATCAAGCCAAAATTTGACTGATCTATTAACGAAAGGACTTGCAAGAGACATGGTCTGGAAGATATCAAAAGGGATGAGACTTAAATCCATAACCCAAGTCACCAATGATGGAAACTCGATTTAACACTTGAAATTTTCGAGCTCTTGAGTTCAATGAGCAAAGTACATCATATGTAGTGACTGAAagcattaaaatatatatgtgtgtcACATAATCCATCCGAAGGAAAATAGTGCTTTGTACTTGTAATGTGAAAAGGTGAAGGTTGAGCTTAAGCTCTTAATAGGTTTATAACAAGTTCTGTGAGGTACTTTAATTATAGGGGTACCTTTGATAAACCTACTTATATGAGTATCGGAAGTGGTGCCGCTTCCTATGAGAAATGAATTTATCTCTAGAGCACTCATCAAATTGGGATATAGACGCAAGGCCAATCCACGCGTCGGCTTTTAGTAACACCCAAATATCTGATAATTTGTGTGTGATATTTATCCGGTTAATCAAAAGAGGATTGCTAGTTCAAAGTTTGTCTACTATTTAATCCTAATTAACTTTGATATGTAttcactaagtgaaggttcaaattctaaaaacaccttcatttatgcataaattacctcttatctgaataaattgtttttcatctatattttgaaaatggtgggggaatgttgaaatattttctaaaatatacgaTTTTATGGGGTTTTTCAAAGTCTTCCtttgatgaattttctaaagcatttaAATGTTCTGTGggttttgtcccacattgaaaaaagtggaaaaggaaaggtcattaataaatgacaaggtggaataatctcttaaaattGATTAAGAGAAAGTGCTATTGTGTACTCTAGTGCACCTTAGGACGGTACAAAGCGGCGTAAGCACACGCGCGCGGCTTGGGTTGTAGGGCGCTAGTGGTGCATTTAGTTGGCACACAAGCACTTAACACTTTGCACGCTTGCATTGTTGCGAGATCATGATTGTTGATCATGATTGGATGGttaaaaattaatcttatatttttaaagATTAAGTGGTGCGACCAAGAGACTAGGTGTGACCTAGTCGACGGTACCATCGACTGAACATGAAATCTTGAGAGTCTCGACCAGAGGCTTGACTAGGCTGACACTGGGTGCAACTAGGTCGACATTGGGTCCGACCAGGTCGAATCTGCAACCTTTCGGAACAGATGCAGCCTTTTGGAATAGATGCAACCTTTCGAAAAAGGCATGATTTTGTCTATATAAAGACATAGTTAACTCCACCAAATACATAAGCAAATTCaccattctctcattctctttcttaCAAAAGGCTTCCTTAActtatatgtttttcaaatccgGATTCTATTATCTGTAGAGATAGAATTCTAGAAAATTTGTTCAGATTACTCTAAAGGTGTTTGTGATTAGTTTTCATTTGGCATAACACAAACTGATATTAGATCATAATCTGAGCTTCATTgtattctaaaaaaatatttactgATTCAATACACACCAATCTAGTGGGGCAAATAACATTTTAAGGAAAGCGACATTGTAACATGCCTCGAAGCAAATTTATGTTCTGCAACATTTCCTCATCTTATTCCTACACCATGTGGTTGCCAATGAGGCAAATATTCCCAAAGATGAAGATCCACTACCTTAGTTAACTCGGAGAATCTAAAATGGGTTtagttattttttcatatttatttccttattttttcatttttcattttccttgTATTATTTGCAATTGAATGCAATAGTTAGactataatacaattttttttttttttgtaatatttatagTTTAGATCTTATTTTTCTATACAAAAGCATGAATATGTAGTTGAATGCCTGAGCGAGGTGGGAGATAGGAAATTGAGATTGAAATATGCGGACGAGTGAGATCATCCCTAAAAGATTAGATATGGCTAAAAACAACTAACAAAACAAATGAGGAAATAAAACTGAAAATAATTTATTGGTATTTTTTACACTCAAAGAAAGAGCAAATTGAATTATTTGAGCaaaacttgaaaattttcttttaataagatattttaaaatcaaagagctcaaattaattcatattttttttttgacttttgtgAACATTGGGGGGTTAAATAGTAAATTTAAGAGAGTTTTGCAAAGTTTTTTAATTGAAATGAAGTTGCCTAGAAGAGAAAGGGAGGAAGACATGATTGTCGACACTAGATCTTGTAAAGCACCACCATACCACGAGAAAGAGCCTTAGTAGCAGTGCAGTTGTTGCAAACAAGTCCTAGAGAGAGAATGAAAGTGGTGGAGCATTGTCACATACCACTAAACCTAGCGATGCACCACTAACTATGACAcatggtagagagagagagagagagagagagaattgtttTAGAATTGTAATCATGCCCTAATACGGGAATGATGCCACTTTTTAAGTGGCAAAAAACCATCTTTTctttaaataaattttctaataaaatgtttttttttttttttttgaaactagCTTTGAAATAAGATGGTTCACCTCTTTGTTGAGGTGGGGTATTTGTGCCAAGGGCACTACTAGGGTATGGGTACGAGGGGAGgaacccggggggggggggggtagtagTTTCACGTGCGACAAAATAATATACTattaataacaatgaaaatattACTATTGCTATTagatttatattataataatgtaatataatGGTTAATATTTGATGATCGTATGGTTCTAAATTATTCTAGTTAATTAAATtgtaaaattttagttttttttatatataaaattaggatcgttagaaaattttaagatataaaattaattagttACAATTCTTGGTAAGTTTTTtgtattcaaaataaaattattcttcGTATATTACTTAtagatttgtaaaaaaaaaaaaaaatagtgttcTTAAATTTTTTGTGTTGAATAAAATACTAATTTTAACATTTTGTGCGTATTTTTAAATCTTACATTaggaattaaataaaaataatttttgcaagatGAAATTTCTGAAAATTTAATTTGATAGTGCAATCTTTGTTATGGGCATTTGCAGGGGAGAAATGaaaaaagaagatgaagaggagAGAGGATGAAAATGTTTCATGGAAAATCGATGGGGACCTTATCGGGTATGTAATTTGACAGGCACAGAAACGGCCACACGGCCCTCTCCTCCAAACATTTCCGTCACCCCTACAACCACCACCACACGAACCTTCACACCCTCCCTTTTCCATTTTAACACagacaaactctctctctctctctctctctctctctcagtgcAGCTTATCTCACTGTAGAGCTCCCGAAGAGCAGCCTTTGCATATCATATTCAATCCACGGAACCACAAATTTTCAGAGGGGTAAGATTCGCTCTTCCTATTTTTGGATTGCTGGACACTTCTCCCACAGGCTCTTCTCTTCTCATTTAGGTttcactcattttttttttccctctaaaTTATGGTTTTGGTTATTTGAATTGCTGGACTCCAGTTCGGAAAAAAATTATTCATatggaattttagagagagagagagaggtgattGGTGTGTACATTGGTGAATTGGGCTACTGGTTGTTCTAATGTATTGGTAAGGAAGGAGGGGGGGTGGGGTTCCATGCTGATACTAGAATTCATATAAGACCAAAATGGCATCTTTGGCTTCCCTGGTGAGTTTGGGAAGCGGCGGCGCAAGTTCCTCGGGGCAGTTTGAAGGAACCCTTTCTCTTGTTCGGAGAGTTTCTTTTTCTAAACCCAACAAGAGTTGGCGTTGCCTGCCATATTCAGTGTGTAGGTATTCCGTTACAGCAACAGATTTTATTGCAGAACAAGGGAGCTCGGTTTCCCTTGATTCTGCTTACAAAAGAGGGAGCAAAAACGAGGATGCTGATCTTGTCCTCAAACCGGCTCCCAGGCCCATGGTAAAATCCGTGAATTTGGTGAGTTCGAAGCCTTGGGACACGTCAAAAGAATCTTCTGATGACGAGAAGTTAGATGAAGTAGAAGAGAGAAATAAGGTAATCGAGTCACTAGGGGAGGTGTTGGAGAAGGCAGAGAAATTAGAAACTGCAAGGCTTGGTGCATTAGGCGGTAAGAAAGACAGTGGGTATGTTAACAAACCACCACCACCAACACCAACACCAACaccatcaccaccaccaccaccaccaccaccacgaCAATCTGGTACAAGCACTAGCCCAAGAATTGGTAAGCCGGTGAACTCCACAATGGTTCAGAAgtctagggtttcaaagagtGTGTGGCGGAAAGGGAACCCAGTGTCAAGTGTGCCAAAGGTTGTTAATGATTCTTCTAAGACTAACAATAAAGTTGTTATAGAGGTACCCAAGAATGAGGGAGGGGTAAAGGCAGAGTCTCGAACCCAAGTTTCTCTAAGACCTGCTCAGCCACCTTTAAGAGCTCAACCCAAGTTACAAGCAAAACCCAGTGTAGCTCCTCTGCCTTTGGCAAAGAAACCAGTTGTTTTGAAGGATGTGGGAGCGGCTCCAAAGTCGCTGGTGGCTGATGATATTGATTCAGCCGTAAAACCAAGGGAAAGGAAGCCAATTTTGATTGACAAATTTGCATCAAAAAGGCCAGTGGTTGATCCTATGATTGCTCAAGCTGTATTAGCCCCTCCAAAACCAGGAAAGAGCACTGCCCCTGGAAAATTCAAAGATGGGTATCGTAAGAAAAATGTTCCTGCTGGTGGACTACGGAGGCGGATGGTTGGTGACGAGATTCCTGATGACGAGGCATCTGAACTTAATGTTCCTATTCCAGGGGCGGCTACAGCAAGGAAAGGGAGGAAGTGGAATAAAGCTAGACGGAAGGCAGCTAGACTTCAAGCGGCGAAGGAGGCGGCCCCTGTCAGAGTAGAAATTCTAGAGGTTAGGGAAGAAGGTATGCTGACAGAAGATTTAGCTCACAACTTAGCCATTAGTGAAGGTGAAATTCTTGGCTTCCTATATTCGAAGGGGATTAAGCCTGATGGTGTGCAAACTTTGGACAAAGACATGGTAAAGATGATTTGTAAAGAATATGAGGTGGAAGTCATTGACGCTGCTCCTGTCAAAGTGGAAGAAATGGCGAGAAAAAAAGAATTTCTTGATGAAGATGACCTGGAAAAGCTGGAAAACAGGCCTCCGGTCCTTACCATAATGGGCCATGTGGATCATGGCAAAGTAAGTAGTAACATCTTCCTTTTTATAAGTCTTAACATTTTCCTTTTTATCTATTTTTGGTAATATATTCTGCCTCTTTTTTCAAACAATGTCTTTGGCTTAcgaatgcacacacacacacacacattctacATACACATGCTAATAATGAAATTTTTCTTGCGTTTGGTATTTTTGACATGCAGACAACACTTTTGGATTTTATTCGGAAGAGCAAGGTATACACGGGTGCTTCTTGATTCCCTCTTTCACTTTTTTTGTTCTTAATTTCCCCTGCATCGATGATGCCCACAGTGAATTTAAGGTGCCATTGTTCTAGTTTTGGTTGGTtatttctgtttcttttcttcttgttaTTCTATAAGTAACTCTGTAATGTTTGACTTGTGCTGCTAGCATTTTACTTGGATGTTGGTTTTGTATGCATCCAATTGATTTGGCATGCACGTTATTCAACTGAAATTTGATTGCTGGATATTAACAGGTAGCTGCTTCGGAAGCTGGTGGGATTACACAAGGAATTGGGGCATATAAGGTGCTAGTACCTGTTGATGGCAAACTGCAGCCTTGTGTTTTTCTTGACACTCCTGGACACGAGGTTAGTGTTGCGTTTCTAGTATTAATTTTGTTGGGTTGTTGATTGGTTCCAATAATCTTCATTTTCCTTCCACTAGAATGGTGATAAACACAAATGTCAACAGTAACTTGCTTTTTGTTCCTTGTGCCTTTACCCTTTAGATGATATCTGTTATATCCACTCCTGTAGGCATTTGGGGCAATGAGAGCACGGGGAGCGAGGGTGACAGACATTGCTATCGTTGTTGTGGCTGCCGATGATGGTATCCGTCCTCAAACAATTGAAGCTATTGCTCATGCAAAGGCAGCTGGTGTACCAATTATTATTGCTATAAATAAGGTGTGTTAGTGCTTACACTTACTTCATCTTGGCTTGAAGGCTTGATGACTCTAAATTGTATTCCTTCCAATATTGCAGATTGATAAAGAAGGAGCAAATCCTGTTGGAGTCATGCAAGAGCTTTCGTTGACTGGGCTAATGCCAGAAGATTGGGGTGGTGACATCCCAATGGTTCAGGTCCTTAATTTTTTTACTGTAAATCACTGTAAATGTTGTGCTTGCAACTTTAGGCAATGATTTGTACCATTTTCTGgtcacttttattcatttattttcctTTAACAGATCAGTGCTCttaagggggagaatgttgatgATTTGTTGGAAACTGTTATGCTTGTTGCAGAGGTTAGTCAAATGTGTGTCAATTACTTAGCTGTGATATTCTTCTTGTAATAAATAATCCTACTCTAGAAATTGGAACTTAATTTTAATTTCTTCATCTTACATGTAGTAATAACTCTATAGAGACATACATGCGTTCATGTAGCACACAAATATGGGCAATCATGTGCTCAAACAGGCTAGCACTTGCCCACTTAGTGTTCTGTTTCTGGATTGATGTTGAAAACTTGAAATTCCTAGAAATATGACTAGGCTGAAAAATTTCAGGCCAGCACTTGCCTGCTTAGCATTCTTTCTGGATAGATGTGGAAATTCCTAGAAATACAATTAGGCTGAACAATTAGCACTTTCCGCATACTTctgtaaataaaaaaattaatcattTAAATATACCCATAAATAAATTGAGACGTTCGTAGCAGGGAGTATTGTGTAGATCTTTCTAATTTAAAATACATAACCAAAATAATAGAAATAGGCATGAAAAGATTCTAAAGAACAATTAAGAAGAATAAGGTAAAACTGTGAAAGAAAGAGATCAGTACCATTTCCTCTCAGGAGTTTGGCCTGTGCAAATGCATGCACTGGCTACCAGACAGATAATATGTATGCTGCTTTCAAAAATCTTAGAATGGACCATGTACACATGGAGAATCACGATCTCCATGTCTTCTTTTTCCACTACTCtcaaaatatcataaaaatagTGTAGGTGAGGTGACTGGTGAGACAGTCAGTGACATTTCAATTAGTAAACATGCACTTGTCTTTCACTACATGCTATTTTGAATgtaaatatatattgtatatattgataAACATGTACTCCTCTTGAATATTTGCTATACAAGGTAATGCTTTTTTGAAAAATTCAGGCTTGAGCCAGCTGAAATTCTAAAATATGTTGATGATGTTATAAATGTTACTCTCTGTTGAATGTTGGCAATACTATGAAATTTGCTTATACTTGTCCTTTTTCATTTTT
Coding sequences within:
- the LOC131143795 gene encoding translation initiation factor IF-2, chloroplastic; the protein is MASLASLVSLGSGGASSSGQFEGTLSLVRRVSFSKPNKSWRCLPYSVCRYSVTATDFIAEQGSSVSLDSAYKRGSKNEDADLVLKPAPRPMVKSVNLVSSKPWDTSKESSDDEKLDEVEERNKVIESLGEVLEKAEKLETARLGALGGKKDSGYVNKPPPPTPTPTPSPPPPPPPPRQSGTSTSPRIGKPVNSTMVQKSRVSKSVWRKGNPVSSVPKVVNDSSKTNNKVVIEVPKNEGGVKAESRTQVSLRPAQPPLRAQPKLQAKPSVAPLPLAKKPVVLKDVGAAPKSLVADDIDSAVKPRERKPILIDKFASKRPVVDPMIAQAVLAPPKPGKSTAPGKFKDGYRKKNVPAGGLRRRMVGDEIPDDEASELNVPIPGAATARKGRKWNKARRKAARLQAAKEAAPVRVEILEVREEGMLTEDLAHNLAISEGEILGFLYSKGIKPDGVQTLDKDMVKMICKEYEVEVIDAAPVKVEEMARKKEFLDEDDLEKLENRPPVLTIMGHVDHGKTTLLDFIRKSKVAASEAGGITQGIGAYKVLVPVDGKLQPCVFLDTPGHEAFGAMRARGARVTDIAIVVVAADDGIRPQTIEAIAHAKAAGVPIIIAINKIDKEGANPVGVMQELSLTGLMPEDWGGDIPMVQISALKGENVDDLLETVMLVAELQELKANPHRLAKGTVIEAGLHKSQGPVATFIVQNGTLKRGDVVACGEAFGKVRALFDDAGNRVDEAGPSMPVQVTGLNNVPMAGDEFEVVGSLDLAREKAELCAESIRNERISMKAGDGKLTLSSLASAVSAGKQSGLDLHQLNIIMKVDVQGSIEAVRQALQVLPQDNVTLKFLLQAAGDVSSSDIDLAVASKAIILGFNVRALGSVKSYAENKGVEIRLYKVIYELIDDVRNAMEGLLELVEEQVPIGTAEVRATFSSGSGCVAGCMITEGKVVKGCGIRVVRNGKTIYVGILDSLRRVKEIVKEVNVGLECGIGVEDYPDWKVGDTIEAFKKVQKQRTLEEASASMAAALEGVGLAR